A single window of Salvia splendens isolate huo1 chromosome 6, SspV2, whole genome shotgun sequence DNA harbors:
- the LOC121808492 gene encoding protein tas-like produces MASSLNSSVILAFLPDARCSTSAVTRFPLHQAPPSVGGRNLAVLWRWKRKKKSSSSFVVFSKKQQENSLQYRKLGDSDLVISEITLGTMTYGQQNTEKEAHGQLSYAFERGINVLDTAEMYPIPPREETQGRTDLYISSWLKTQPRDKVILATKVCGYSESERSSYLRDSREAPRVDAANIRESVEKSLKRLNTDYIDLLQIHWPDRYVSLFGGYLYNPSKWRESVPFAEQLRGFQQLIHEGKVRYIGVSNETSYGVMEFVHAAKVEGLPKIVSIQNNYSLLVRCKFEIDLVEVCHPKNYNIGLLAYCPLAGGSLSGKYLDINSEAAKKGRFNLFPGYMERFNMSFSKEVTIKYLEVAKKHGLSLVELALAFARDRPFVTSSIIGATTMDQLRENIDAFFTTERPLPPEVTQDIESVFKKFRDPAID; encoded by the exons ATGGCTTCATCGCTCAACTCCTCCGTAATTCTCGCGTTTCTCCCCGACGCTAGATGTTCCACTTCCGCAGTGACTCGTTTCCCGTTACACCAGGCGCCGCCGTCGGTAGGCGGCAGGAACCTCGCGGTGCTTTGGAggtggaagaggaagaagaagagcagCAGCAGCTTCGTTGTTTTCAGCAAAAAGCAACAGGAGAACTCATTGCAGTACAGAAAGCTCGGGGACTCCGACCTCGTAATCAGCGAAATCACTCTCGGCACT ATGACTTACGGCCAGCAGAACACGGAGAAAGAGGCTCACGGGCAGCTCAGTTACGCGTTTGAGCGTGGAATTAATGTTCTAGACACTGCGGAAATG TATCCAATTCCACCGCGAGAAGAGACCCAGGGGAGGACAGACCTGTATATCAGTAGCTGGCTGAAGACTCAACCCCGAGACAAG GTTATTCTGGCAACAAAAGTGTGTGGTTACTCAGAGTCAGAGCGATCCAGTTATTTGCGCGACAGTAGAGAGGCTCCGCGAGTTGATGCTGCTAATATCAGGGAAAGTGTGGAGAAAAGTCTTAAACGTCTTAATACCGACTACATCGACTTACTCCAGATTCACTG GCCAGATCGTTATGTTTCATTATTTGGGGGATATCTTTATAATCCTTCAAAGTGGAGGGAAAGTGTACCATTTGCTGAGCAGCTGAGGGGATTCCAACAACTCATTCATGAGGGGAAG GTGAGGTACATTGGCGTTTCCAATGAAACATCATATGGAGTGATGGAGTTTGTTCATGCTGCAAAAGTTGAAGGACTACCAAAAATTGTCAGCATCCAAAATAATTATAGTTTGCTGGTCAGGTGCAAATTCGAAA TCGACCTGGTTGAAGTGTGCCATCCCAAAAATTACAACATTGGTTTGCTTGCGTATTGTCCCCTTGCTGGAGGATCATTGAGCGGGAAGTATCTAGACATCAACTCGGAAGCTGCAAAGAAAGGCAGGTTTAACCTATTTCCCGGCTACATGGAAAGATTCAATATGTCTTTTTCTAAG GAAGTTACAATCAAGTACCTCGAGGTGGCAAAGAAACATGGGCTGAGTCTTGTTGAGTTAGCTCTTGCATTTGCACGAGACCGTCCATTTGTAACCAGCTCAATCATAGGCGCCACTACTATGGACCAACTAAGAGAAAATATCGATGCATTTTTTACGACTGAGAGGCCTCTGCCTCCTGAGGTGACACAGGATATTGAATCTGTTTTCAAAAAATTCAGAGATCCTGCAATTGATTAG
- the LOC121806229 gene encoding malate dehydrogenase, cytoplasmic — MAKEPLRVLVTGAAGQIGYALVPMVARGAMLGPDQPVILHMLDIAPAAEPLNGVKMELVDAAFPLLKGVVATTDVVEACTGVNVAVMVGGFPRKEGMERKDVMSKNVSIYKSQASALEKHAAPNCKVLVVANPANTNALILKEFAPSIPQKNITCLTRLDHNRALGQVSERLKVQVADVNNVIIWGNHSSTQYPDVNHASVKTSSGAKPVRELVANDEWLKGEFITTVQQRGAAIIKARKFSSALSAASSACDHIRDWVLGTPEGSWVSMGVYSDGSYNVPAGLIYSFPVTCKNGEWSIVQGLSIDEFSRKKLDATAQELSEEKSLAYSCLQ; from the exons ATGGCGAAGGAACCACTACGTGTTCTCGTCACCGGCGCCGCAG GACAAATTGGATATGCTTTAGTTCCTATGGTTGCTCGTGGAGCTATGTTGGGACCTGATCAGCCTGTGATCCTCCACATGCTCGACATTGCGCCTGCAGCTGAGCCGCTCAATGGCGTCAAAATGGAATTGGTCGATGCAGCATTCCCTCTTCTTAAAG GTGTTGTAGCCACCACTGATGTTGTTGAAGCTTGCACCGGTGTCAATGTTGCTGTCATGGTTGGTGGCTTCCCGAGGAAAGAGGGCATGGAGAGGAAAGATGTGATGTCAAAGAATGTGTCCATCTACAAGTCTCAAGCCTCTGCTCTTGAAAAGCATGCTGCACCTAACTGCAAG GTTCTGGTTGTTGCTAATCCTGCCAATACAAACGCGTTGATTCTTAAGGAATTTGCTCCATCAATTCCTCAGAAGAACATTACTTGCTTGACTAGATTGGACCACAACAGGGCCCTCGGACAGGTTTCAGAGAGATTGAAGGTGCAAGTAGCAGATGTCAATAATGTGATCATTTGGGGGAATCACTCCTCAACACAGTATCCCGATGTTAACCATGCATCCGTCAAGACTTCATCTGGAGCAAAACCTGTGCGCGAGCTTGTTGCCAATGATGAATG GCTGAAAggggagttcattacaactgtGCAGCAGCGCGGGGCTGCTATAATCAAAGCTAGAAAGTTTTCTAGTGCGCTATCTGCTGCGAGTTCTGCTTGTGATCATATCCGTGACTGGGTCCTTGGCACTCCGGAG GGTAGTTGGGTTTCAATGGGTGTATACTCTGATGGATCATACAATGTCCCAGCTGGTCTCATCTATTCATTTCCAGTTACCTGCAAGAATGGAGAGTGGTCAATTGTTCAAG GTCTGTCGATTGATGAGTTTTCGCGGAAGAAGTTGGATGCTACTGCTCAAGAACTGAGTGAGGAGAAATCATTGGCGTATTCTTGCCTTCAATAG
- the LOC121806459 gene encoding neuroguidin-like: MTEVLSSTPSDERISRECPQLVALLKEMKEGLDNVTNKIKVLTSKVKAGNFPTSDGITYLEAKHLLLLNYCQSLVYFLLRKAKGLSIQGHPVVRSLVEIRLFLEKIRPVDRKMQYQIQKLTNTATTTEEPTLAQKGTDKSEKQEDLLKYRPNPDLLISKTKTTSEDGSGVYRPPKFAPTAMEEDKMSKQEKNALRKEKQMMRQAKQSAYVRELMDDLEGRPEEIRESVGAESREARRYIEKMEERARQEEELFTRAPITKAEKQKMKHLTKSRNGLLGLTESFFDEIKSLPLDGSAPEEMTSFNNGGSGDRKFKRRKKALSRGDIRRH; the protein is encoded by the exons ATGACCGAGGTACTTAGTTCTACGCCTAGCGATGAACGAATTAGTAG AGAATGTCCACAGTTGGTAGCTCTGTTGAAGGAAATGAAGGAAGGTTTGGATAATGTGACGAATAAAATCAAAGTTTTGACTTCTAAG GTGAAAGCAGGAAATTTCCCAACATCAGATGGGATAACCTATCTCGAGGCCAAGCACTTGCTTCTGTTGAACTATTGCCAGTCTCTTGTCTATTTTCTGCTTCGCAAGGCTAAAGGATTATCGATTCAGGGGCATCCAGTTGTGAGAAGTCTTGTTGAGATTAGATTATTCTTGGAGAAG ATTCGCCCAGTAGACAGGAAAATGCAGTACCAAATTCAGAAGCTAACAAATACCGCTACTACAACTGAAGAACCAACTCTTGCTCAGAAGGGAACAGATAAAAGCGAGAAGCAGGAGGACTTGTTAAAATATCGCCCAAATCCAGATTTGCTTATCAGCAAAACCAAAACAACTTCAGAG GATGGTTCTGGTGTATATCGACCCCCCAAATTCGCCCCAACTGCTATGGAGGAAGATAAGATgtcaaaacaagagaaaaacgcTTTgaggaaagaaaaacaaatgatGCGACAAGCAAAACAGAGTGCTTATGTTAGAGAGTTAATGGATGATCTTGAGGGAAGACCTGAAGAG ATTAGAGAAAGTGTGGGAGCAGAGAGTAGAGAAGCAAGGAGGTACATTGAAAAGATGGAGGAACGTGCACGACAAGAGGAGGAACTTTTTACTCGTGCACCTATAACCAAGGCTGAGAAACAGAAgatgaaacacctaactaagtCTAGAAATGG GTTGCTTGGTCTCACTGAAAGTTTCTTTGACGAGATAAAAAGTTTACCCCTTGATGGTAGTGCCCCGGAAGAAATGACCAGTTTTAACAATGGTGGCAGCGGAGATAGGAAATTTAAGAGGCGCAAG AAAGCATTGAGTCGGGGAGATATCAGGAGACACTGA